The nucleotide sequence TTCCATTTTTAGATAGATAACTGCAATTATTCACTCCTGGCCCAATGGCGAGGAGTTTTTTATGTAAAAAAAGCCACCCTGGTCTCCCAAGGTGGTCTTACTTAACTATTTAAATGCGCCAAATACCTTTAATGCTAACTGTGCTCTAAGAACATCGGTGTTCGTCAGCGGATTGTAACCCGCATTAGTTGCGTTCTTCAATGATTGGTAATAGTGGACTTGTGGTGAATCACTCTCAAAGTACATCGTATCGTTCTTGTTAGGTGAGTGGTTCAATCCGAGAACATGACCTAGTTCGTGAGTTAAAGTGGCACCATAGTACAAAGTTCTTGAAGTCTTATCAAGCCCGTTAACCGCGATGTCCTGGCGTTCTGCTGTCAGGTCTGCACCACTTACTCCAGATTGTTGACTGTTGTCGATGATTTGCTTGCTTAACTGTGCCAAAGAATTCTTGTACATTTTTAAGTTAACCACGACGCGTTTCTCACCTGGATCCCACCAGGCATCAGCACCATCATTGGAGCCAGTCGCATTATTGACCGTATTAAACGTAAGCGTATGGCTGCCCTTGGTTCCGTATTGGAATACTTGCCTGCCTAATTTGTCATTCCAGTACTGAACTGCGAAGTACAAACTATCACGCAGATCTTTATTCTTAGTTCCAAGATAAATCTTTACGGTGCGATTTTTAGCAATTCCAGATTGCAAGCTGTAGCTAATCCGATACTTTTTAGCCAAAGTCTGGTAATTATCTTTGTAGTAATTTTGCGACTTGTTCAGTAGCGATTGCGGTGGTGTCACCCCAGCAGCCTTTGCTGGATGGCTAACGCCAATGGCTGATGTGCCAAACACAACTAGCAAACCAGCGACTACAGTTGACTTAATCTTTAATCTTGTCTTCATAGCTAACGCCCCCGTAAAGTTCATGAGTTAATCTACGATGTGAAGTATAGCAGGACTTTCATAAAATACGGCTAAAAACGCTCAATTATTTTTCTAGTTCAAATTAAACCGCTATCAATGCTAAAATCAAGCACATCATAGTTAAATTTTGCGATATTTTTTCATTTTTTATATACTTTAGTTGTTGCATAAAGTAACCCATTATCGGCTCAGTTAGGCTACCCTATGGCTTGGGGTAGCTTTTTTTGTTTGGAAAAATAATAGTCTTTAAATATGGACTATGGGATAATGTGCGTGGGAGGATTTAATTATGAAAAAATCAGCACTTGTCTTAGTTGCCTTAACGACACTTGGACT is from Lentilactobacillus curieae and encodes:
- a CDS encoding matrixin family metalloprotease: MKTRLKIKSTVVAGLLVVFGTSAIGVSHPAKAAGVTPPQSLLNKSQNYYKDNYQTLAKKYRISYSLQSGIAKNRTVKIYLGTKNKDLRDSLYFAVQYWNDKLGRQVFQYGTKGSHTLTFNTVNNATGSNDGADAWWDPGEKRVVVNLKMYKNSLAQLSKQIIDNSQQSGVSGADLTAERQDIAVNGLDKTSRTLYYGATLTHELGHVLGLNHSPNKNDTMYFESDSPQVHYYQSLKNATNAGYNPLTNTDVLRAQLALKVFGAFK